In a genomic window of Flavobacterium crassostreae:
- a CDS encoding saccharopine dehydrogenase family protein produces the protein MRQILIIGAGRSASSLIQYLLNNAEKENLHLVIADLSLALAQKKTKNHPSATAIALDIFDEKQRKQAISNATIVISMLPAQLHIEVAKDCIVYKKSLVTASYISDAMQELDAAAKANNLVFMNEIGLDPGIDHMSAMKVIDSIRDQGGKMILFESFCGGLVAPESDTNLWNYKFTWAPRNVVLAGQGGAAKFLQEGTYKYVPYCNLFRRTEFLDVEGYGRFEAYSNRDSLKYKKVYGLEDVLTLYRGTIRRVGFSKAWNMFVQLGMTDDTYVLENSASMSYRDFVNSFLPYHPTDSVEIKTRLILKIDQDDIMWDKLVELDLFSKDKKIGLHKATPAQILEKILNDKWTLQAQDKDMIVMYHKFGYELHGEKKQIDSKMVCLGEDQTYTAMAKTVGLPVAMATLQILNGKIKTPGVQLPINKEVYLPILKELEEHGVVFKEQILPYTGYRLE, from the coding sequence ATGAGACAAATTTTGATTATAGGTGCCGGAAGATCTGCTTCTTCTTTGATACAATATCTTTTAAATAATGCTGAAAAAGAGAATTTGCATCTTGTAATTGCAGATTTATCTTTGGCATTAGCCCAAAAGAAAACAAAAAACCATCCCAGTGCAACAGCTATAGCCCTGGATATTTTTGACGAAAAACAAAGAAAACAAGCCATAAGCAACGCTACTATTGTTATTAGTATGTTGCCTGCCCAGCTGCATATTGAGGTAGCAAAAGATTGTATTGTGTATAAAAAAAGCCTAGTAACGGCCTCTTATATAAGCGATGCAATGCAAGAGTTAGACGCTGCCGCAAAAGCAAATAATTTGGTTTTTATGAATGAGATAGGTCTGGATCCAGGGATAGATCACATGAGTGCCATGAAGGTAATTGACAGCATAAGAGATCAGGGAGGCAAAATGATTTTGTTTGAATCTTTTTGTGGCGGCTTGGTGGCTCCAGAGTCGGATACCAATCTATGGAATTACAAATTTACTTGGGCTCCACGCAATGTGGTGTTAGCAGGGCAAGGCGGTGCTGCTAAATTTTTGCAAGAAGGAACTTACAAATACGTTCCGTATTGTAATTTATTCCGAAGAACGGAATTTTTGGATGTAGAAGGTTATGGTCGTTTTGAGGCGTATTCCAATAGAGATTCATTAAAATACAAAAAGGTATATGGTTTAGAGGACGTCCTTACCTTGTACCGGGGTACCATACGGCGCGTTGGGTTCTCTAAAGCGTGGAATATGTTTGTGCAACTAGGCATGACCGACGATACCTATGTTTTGGAAAATTCAGCGTCCATGAGTTATCGGGATTTTGTCAATTCGTTTTTGCCTTACCACCCGACGGATTCTGTTGAGATCAAAACACGTTTGATTTTAAAGATAGATCAAGACGACATTATGTGGGATAAATTAGTAGAGTTAGATTTGTTTAGCAAAGATAAAAAGATAGGACTGCATAAGGCTACGCCCGCACAAATATTAGAAAAAATACTAAACGACAAATGGACCTTGCAAGCGCAAGACAAAGACATGATTGTAATGTACCATAAGTTTGGCTACGAATTGCATGGAGAAAAAAAACAAATAGACTCCAAAATGGTTTGTTTAGGAGAAGATCAAACCTATACTGCCATGGCTAAAACAGTAGGTTTGCCGGTGGCTATGGCTACGTTACAAATTTTGAACGGAAAAATAAAAACACCTGGAGTGCAATTGCCTATAAACAAAGAAGTGTATTTGCCTATTTTGAAAGAATTAGAAGAGCATGGTGTTGTCTTTAAAGAACAAATACTTCCTTATACTGGCTATAGATTGGAATAA
- a CDS encoding DUF423 domain-containing protein — MNKKIITTAALLGGIAIILGAFGAHALKKLLTTDQLITFETGVRYQMYHALFLLFIGNWSNIAEKTKKIILHLVLWGVVLFSGSIYLLATNDLTNFGFEVIGFVTPIGGLLLITAWGVLFFENNKKTA; from the coding sequence ATGAACAAAAAAATAATTACTACAGCAGCTTTATTAGGGGGTATTGCCATAATTTTGGGTGCATTTGGGGCTCATGCCCTAAAAAAACTACTCACAACAGACCAATTAATCACTTTTGAGACTGGGGTACGCTACCAAATGTACCACGCGCTGTTTTTATTGTTTATTGGAAACTGGAGCAATATTGCCGAAAAAACAAAAAAAATAATCCTCCATTTAGTACTTTGGGGCGTCGTATTGTTTTCGGGTTCTATCTATTTATTAGCCACAAATGACCTCACAAACTTTGGTTTTGAAGTAATTGGTTTTGTGACTCCTATAGGCGGTTTGTTACTTATAACTGCTTGGGGTGTTTTATTTTTTGAAAATAACAAGAAAACAGCATAA
- the pckA gene encoding phosphoenolpyruvate carboxykinase (ATP), which translates to MNNNTPFTKTISISNLGIENAKIHYQLSASELHDKTIALGQGSENSTGALAIHTGEFTGRSPQDRFIVKDTITEDKIWWGKVNIPFEPAAFDALYKKVTAYLSNKEVYVRDSYVCADKNYQLNVRVVTETPWANLFCYNMFLRPDDAQLENFTPEWTVICVPSFMADPAVDGTRQANFAILDFTKKIALIGGTGYTGEMKKGIFSALNFILPVDKNTLPMHCSANVGDNEDTAIFFGLSGTGKTTLSADPERKLIGDDEHGWTNENTVFNFEGGCYAKVINLSEENEPDIFRAIKKGAILENIVFKEGTNEVDFDNVSITQNTRVSYPIYHIDNIQPGSIGRNPKNIFFLTADSFGILPPISRLTPGQAAYHFISGYTAKVAGTEAGITEPQPNFSACFGAPFMPLHPTKYAEMLSKKIQEADVKVWLINTGWTGGAYGTGSRMKLKYTRAMITAALNGELDAVEYQEHSVFGIAIPQSCPNVPDTILNPRNTWSDKELYDTKAAELGQKFKTNFAQFEEFANSEIMAGGPKV; encoded by the coding sequence ATGAATAATAACACACCGTTTACGAAAACGATTTCTATAAGTAACTTAGGAATTGAAAACGCAAAGATTCATTACCAATTATCCGCTAGCGAATTACACGATAAAACAATAGCATTAGGTCAGGGTTCCGAAAATTCTACAGGCGCATTAGCCATCCATACCGGAGAGTTCACAGGGCGTTCTCCTCAAGATAGATTTATTGTAAAAGACACCATCACTGAAGACAAAATCTGGTGGGGCAAAGTAAACATTCCGTTTGAACCTGCTGCTTTTGATGCATTATATAAAAAAGTTACTGCTTACCTTAGCAACAAAGAGGTATACGTTAGAGACTCTTATGTATGTGCCGATAAAAACTACCAGCTAAATGTAAGAGTGGTTACCGAAACGCCATGGGCAAACTTGTTTTGCTACAACATGTTTTTGCGACCAGACGATGCACAGTTAGAAAATTTTACTCCAGAATGGACTGTAATTTGCGTACCAAGCTTTATGGCAGATCCAGCCGTAGACGGAACGCGTCAAGCAAATTTTGCGATTTTGGATTTTACCAAAAAAATTGCATTGATAGGCGGAACGGGCTATACCGGAGAAATGAAAAAAGGGATTTTCTCTGCGCTTAATTTTATTCTTCCGGTAGACAAAAACACCCTACCAATGCACTGTAGTGCCAATGTGGGAGACAACGAAGACACGGCCATTTTCTTTGGATTATCTGGTACCGGAAAAACAACCCTTTCGGCAGATCCAGAAAGAAAGCTAATTGGTGACGATGAGCATGGCTGGACTAACGAGAACACTGTTTTTAATTTTGAAGGCGGATGCTATGCTAAAGTAATCAACTTAAGCGAAGAAAACGAGCCAGACATTTTTAGAGCAATCAAAAAAGGAGCCATCCTTGAAAACATTGTTTTTAAAGAAGGAACCAACGAGGTAGACTTTGATAATGTTTCTATCACTCAGAACACAAGAGTAAGTTACCCTATTTACCATATTGACAACATCCAACCCGGATCTATAGGCCGAAACCCTAAAAACATCTTTTTCTTAACGGCAGACTCCTTTGGTATCTTGCCTCCAATATCTAGATTAACACCAGGGCAAGCTGCGTATCATTTTATCTCTGGTTATACTGCAAAAGTTGCGGGTACTGAGGCCGGAATCACGGAGCCACAACCTAACTTTTCAGCTTGTTTTGGCGCACCATTTATGCCATTACACCCAACCAAATATGCCGAAATGCTTAGTAAAAAGATTCAAGAGGCAGATGTAAAAGTTTGGCTAATCAATACCGGTTGGACCGGAGGAGCTTATGGAACTGGTAGCCGAATGAAATTAAAATATACTCGTGCAATGATTACTGCCGCTCTAAACGGAGAGTTAGATGCCGTAGAATACCAAGAGCACTCTGTGTTTGGAATTGCCATACCACAAAGCTGCCCTAACGTACCGGACACTATTTTGAACCCAAGAAACACTTGGTCAGACAAAGAATTATACGATACTAAGGCCGCAGAATTAGGACAAAAATTTAAAACAAATTTTGCTCAATTTGAAGAGTTTGCCAACTCTGAAATTATGGCTGGCGGGCCTAAGGTTTAA
- a CDS encoding PH domain-containing protein — MKEQLKKFWNEDQDPKAIEKITSKLQDLLMKKEEVGYIGVQKKPAITVFPDSIVLTNKRIILCKPKNLGLSMDFVDYDWEDVVAAFVKENILGSDFSFSTKSDLSLSIDYIPKKQARKLYTYAKEQMDGLKTPLHNNNILVEEITPEVVDTAAVTGAIVEEVVTEEVTNYAEIISVSQTNYNTESQQEFSPRMDTPKDIPLPELSQEELFVKLQNYKRLLDNGLILQGEYDAYKNEILRYM, encoded by the coding sequence ATGAAAGAGCAACTTAAAAAATTCTGGAACGAAGATCAAGATCCCAAAGCAATAGAGAAAATCACATCCAAACTGCAAGATCTTTTGATGAAAAAAGAAGAAGTAGGATATATTGGAGTTCAAAAAAAGCCAGCTATTACGGTTTTTCCGGATAGTATTGTCTTGACTAATAAACGCATCATTTTGTGTAAACCTAAAAACTTAGGTTTATCAATGGATTTTGTGGATTACGATTGGGAAGATGTTGTTGCTGCTTTTGTTAAAGAAAATATTTTAGGCTCGGATTTTTCATTCTCAACTAAAAGTGATCTAAGCTTATCTATTGATTATATTCCAAAAAAGCAAGCCAGAAAGCTATACACCTACGCCAAAGAACAAATGGATGGTTTGAAAACACCTTTGCACAACAATAATATACTTGTTGAAGAAATTACTCCCGAAGTAGTGGATACTGCTGCGGTTACAGGGGCAATTGTGGAAGAAGTTGTGACGGAAGAAGTAACAAATTATGCCGAAATAATTTCGGTGTCTCAAACAAATTACAATACAGAAAGCCAGCAAGAGTTTAGTCCTAGAATGGATACTCCTAAAGATATCCCGTTGCCTGAATTGTCTCAAGAGGAGCTGTTTGTAAAACTGCAAAATTACAAAAGACTCTTGGATAACGGACTTATTTTGCAAGGAGAATACGATGCTTACAAAAATGAAATTCTGAGATATATGTAA